In Pseudomonas saudiphocaensis, one DNA window encodes the following:
- a CDS encoding GGDEF domain-containing protein, which translates to MYPLKQRSDLVTETEPPTETQARLGLMHARAEVARLREREQLFSTLMGAVNAVLWAFDGQSRRMVYVSPAYERIFGRSAALLLADFDEWRNSVYPDDLEYAEQSLYDVLELGAIEGREYRIIRGDGQLRWISDKCFVAQGVDHERGSIVVGIAEDITEKKQLEGELQRLATTDVLTQSSNRRHFFECAHREFELARQYATPLAFQLLDIDDFKRINDNYGHPMGDQVLQRVAQCGAAVLRRGDLFGRIGGEEFALLLPGCKPDLAEQIGERLQREVQRLSFTAPGGKRFSVTISLGVTYLKAEDADLSAMFARADAAMYTAKRLGKNQVIVG; encoded by the coding sequence ATGTATCCCTTGAAGCAGCGAAGCGACCTGGTGACGGAAACCGAGCCACCGACCGAGACGCAAGCCCGTTTGGGCCTTATGCATGCCCGTGCCGAGGTGGCACGACTGCGCGAGCGAGAGCAGCTGTTCAGCACGTTGATGGGCGCCGTCAATGCTGTGCTGTGGGCGTTCGATGGGCAATCGCGGCGGATGGTCTATGTCAGCCCGGCCTATGAGCGCATCTTCGGTCGCTCGGCAGCTTTGCTGCTGGCGGATTTCGATGAATGGCGCAACAGCGTCTATCCCGACGATCTCGAATATGCCGAACAGTCCTTGTACGACGTGCTTGAACTGGGTGCCATCGAGGGACGCGAGTACCGCATCATCCGTGGTGATGGGCAGCTGCGCTGGATCAGCGATAAATGTTTCGTCGCCCAGGGCGTCGACCATGAGCGCGGGTCGATCGTGGTTGGTATCGCTGAGGACATCACTGAAAAGAAGCAACTCGAAGGTGAATTGCAGCGCCTGGCCACCACCGATGTGCTGACCCAGAGCAGCAACCGCCGGCACTTTTTCGAATGCGCCCATCGCGAGTTCGAGCTGGCCAGGCAGTACGCCACCCCGCTGGCGTTCCAGTTGCTGGATATTGATGACTTCAAGCGAATCAACGACAACTACGGCCACCCTATGGGCGATCAGGTGCTTCAGCGCGTTGCGCAGTGTGGCGCCGCGGTACTGCGGCGGGGTGATCTGTTCGGGCGTATCGGTGGCGAAGAATTCGCGCTGCTATTGCCTGGCTGCAAGCCGGATCTCGCCGAGCAGATAGGGGAGCGCCTGCAGCGAGAAGTCCAGCGGCTTTCGTTCACCGCGCCTGGTGGCAAGCGTTTCAGTGTGACCATCAGCCTCGGCGTGACCTACCTCAAGGCTGAGGACGCGGACCTCAGCGCCATGTTCGCCCGCGCCGATGCAGCGATGTATACCGCCAAGCGGCTGGGTAAGAACCAGGTCATTGTCGGCTGA
- a CDS encoding PAS domain S-box protein, producing MPITRTSRSADPRWLLGIGSLLLVLLFGGLALNDRQAREAVLNLQNENQGKLQALAVQSAQQHLLQQGRLFAATLAADPEVLDLVRQADRWLGQGALIDDEELQPIREQLFRRLTPAWQALQNHRALQLQIYWGKAGISLLRMQDAEAYGDAVADHRPLLYKALHQGRIVSGLDIGKHSVGNRAIAPLRAGDSPDSPVIGALEVGFGILPELSVLGDQLDAGLGILLNQEELEEIFWTRPVGVRLDGLQGWLLQAHSTPQILHWTTQRALLTPGAGHRLQLLEAEGRRFLLNQIPLHDARTQNDSSKPPTVVVLVWRDITATIDEHQHTERQLLMKWMLAWLIAEALLLILGWLLHRRAVVQRQHDTALRDSESRFRSMVSNLPGVVYRRGSDNARTLNYLSTGIERLTGYRTEDFAPGQRSFLSLVHPEDQACLAQEDGDFERTYRLINAKGETLWVQESRRALRDADGRLLWYDGFIWDVTQRVLAEQALRASQEHLSSLYHLAPVGIMLSRLEDGELLDWNSELQRVSGYSAAQLAGCNVRSLLPDPRNGQAAVRQLLQKGCYGPHETELRRQDGKPVPVLLNGTLISEADGSLLVWSIVQDITARVTAERETSEREQYLRLLIANVVDAIVIIDTRGTIETFNHAAEDMFGYGEQEVLGHNLSMLMPESHRSAHNSYLQDYEKHGTGRMLEQNRELSAVRRNGEIFTIELRVSEISHGGERKFIGLLRDITERKRIERMKSDFVSVVSHELRTPLTSISGALGLITGGALGEAPEAMRPMLDIAQQNSLRLELLVSDLLDMDKLAAGQMQLELHTQPLAPLLQEALRTNQGYFKQYGVGCELGELDTALVSVDAHRLQQVLANFLSNAAKFSPPGEVVTLSSQRLGEHIRVSVTDCGPGIPQTFREHVFQKFSQADSSDTRQKGGTGLGLAISKELIKQMQGRIGFDAERTRGACFWFELPVHEASP from the coding sequence ATGCCCATAACCCGCACTTCACGCTCTGCCGATCCACGCTGGCTTCTCGGCATTGGCAGCCTTTTGCTGGTCTTGCTGTTCGGCGGCCTTGCGCTGAATGATCGCCAGGCCCGCGAAGCGGTTCTGAACCTGCAGAACGAGAATCAGGGCAAGCTGCAGGCGCTGGCTGTACAGAGCGCGCAGCAGCACCTGTTGCAGCAAGGTCGGCTCTTTGCCGCAACCCTCGCGGCAGACCCCGAAGTGCTGGATCTGGTGCGCCAGGCCGATCGGTGGTTAGGCCAGGGCGCATTGATCGACGACGAGGAGCTGCAACCTATCCGCGAGCAGTTGTTCAGGCGTCTGACGCCGGCTTGGCAAGCGCTACAAAACCACCGTGCGCTGCAGCTGCAAATCTACTGGGGCAAAGCCGGCATCAGCCTGCTGCGCATGCAGGATGCCGAAGCCTATGGCGATGCCGTCGCCGATCACCGCCCACTGCTCTATAAAGCGCTGCACCAGGGGCGGATTGTTTCCGGGCTGGATATCGGCAAGCACAGCGTCGGCAATCGCGCCATTGCCCCGCTACGCGCTGGCGACAGCCCGGACAGCCCGGTCATTGGTGCTCTGGAGGTCGGTTTTGGCATTCTCCCCGAGCTTTCCGTGCTGGGCGACCAGCTCGATGCAGGACTGGGGATTCTGCTCAACCAGGAAGAACTGGAAGAAATCTTCTGGACGCGTCCCGTAGGTGTCCGCCTCGACGGTTTGCAAGGCTGGTTGCTGCAGGCCCACTCGACGCCGCAGATTCTCCATTGGACGACCCAACGGGCGCTACTGACGCCAGGTGCGGGCCACAGGTTGCAACTGCTGGAAGCCGAAGGGCGCCGCTTTCTGCTGAACCAGATCCCTCTGCATGACGCACGTACGCAGAACGACTCCTCAAAGCCGCCAACGGTCGTTGTACTGGTCTGGCGCGACATCACCGCAACCATCGACGAGCACCAGCACACCGAACGCCAACTCCTCATGAAATGGATGCTGGCCTGGCTGATCGCCGAAGCGTTGCTGTTGATTCTCGGCTGGCTGCTGCATCGACGCGCCGTCGTCCAGCGCCAGCACGACACGGCCCTGCGCGATAGCGAAAGCCGTTTTCGCAGCATGGTCAGCAACCTGCCGGGCGTGGTTTACCGGCGTGGCAGTGACAACGCCCGCACCTTGAACTATCTGAGCACCGGCATAGAGCGCCTGACAGGTTATCGCACCGAGGACTTCGCTCCGGGCCAGCGCAGCTTTCTCAGCCTGGTTCATCCGGAAGACCAGGCCTGCCTTGCTCAGGAGGACGGCGATTTCGAGCGTACCTACCGACTGATCAACGCCAAAGGCGAAACCCTCTGGGTCCAGGAAAGCCGCCGCGCGTTGCGCGATGCCGACGGCCGGCTGCTCTGGTACGACGGTTTCATCTGGGACGTGACTCAGCGCGTACTCGCCGAACAGGCCCTACGGGCCAGCCAGGAGCACCTGAGTTCGCTGTATCACCTGGCACCGGTGGGCATCATGCTGAGCCGCCTGGAAGATGGTGAACTGCTGGATTGGAACTCGGAACTGCAGCGGGTCAGTGGCTACTCCGCGGCGCAACTGGCCGGCTGCAATGTACGCAGCCTGCTGCCCGACCCACGCAATGGCCAGGCCGCCGTCAGGCAACTGCTGCAGAAGGGCTGTTACGGCCCCCACGAGACCGAGTTGCGCCGCCAGGACGGCAAGCCGGTGCCGGTGCTGCTCAATGGCACGCTGATCAGCGAAGCCGATGGCAGCCTGCTGGTCTGGTCCATCGTGCAGGACATCACCGCACGGGTCACCGCCGAGCGCGAAACCAGCGAACGTGAGCAGTATCTGCGCCTGCTGATTGCCAATGTGGTGGACGCCATCGTCATCATCGACACGCGCGGCACTATCGAAACCTTCAACCACGCCGCCGAAGACATGTTCGGCTACGGCGAACAGGAGGTGCTGGGTCACAACCTGTCGATGCTGATGCCGGAATCGCACCGCAGTGCCCACAACAGCTATCTGCAGGACTACGAAAAGCACGGCACAGGGCGAATGCTGGAGCAGAACCGCGAGCTATCGGCGGTCCGGCGCAACGGTGAAATCTTCACCATCGAGCTGCGCGTCTCGGAGATCAGCCATGGCGGCGAGCGCAAGTTCATCGGCCTGCTGCGCGATATCACCGAGCGCAAGCGCATCGAGCGCATGAAGAGCGATTTCGTCTCGGTCGTCAGCCACGAACTGCGCACTCCGTTGACCTCGATCTCCGGCGCCCTCGGCCTGATCACCGGCGGTGCCCTGGGCGAGGCGCCTGAGGCCATGCGCCCAATGCTGGATATCGCGCAACAGAACAGCCTCAGGCTCGAACTTCTGGTCAGCGACCTGCTGGACATGGACAAGCTGGCCGCCGGCCAGATGCAGCTCGAGCTGCACACGCAGCCACTGGCACCCCTACTGCAAGAGGCGTTGCGCACCAACCAGGGCTATTTCAAACAGTACGGTGTTGGCTGCGAACTGGGCGAACTGGACACGGCCCTAGTGTCGGTCGACGCACACCGACTGCAACAGGTGCTGGCAAACTTCCTCTCCAATGCGGCGAAATTCTCGCCGCCCGGGGAAGTCGTAACCTTGAGCAGCCAGCGTCTGGGCGAGCATATTCGCGTCAGCGTCACCGACTGCGGGCCGGGTATTCCGCAAACCTTCAGGGAGCACGTTTTTCAGAAGTTCTCCCAGGCCGACTCCTCTGATACGCGCCAGAAGGGCGGTACCGGCCTTGGCCTGGCAATCAGCAAAGAGCTGATCAAGCAGATGCAGGGCCGCATCGGTTTCGACGCCGAGCGCACCCGGGGCGCCTGCTTCTGGTTTGAGCTGCCCGTTCACGAGGCATCACCATGA
- a CDS encoding response regulator, giving the protein MIELKRILHVEDDPSIQAVAKVALEAIGGFQVLSCASGQQAVEEVEDFAPQFILLDVMMPGMGGPETLAKLGQRVDLSTIPVAFMTAKVQPGEIENLRKLGAQDVIIKPFDPMRLASQIQAIWKTWHP; this is encoded by the coding sequence ATGATTGAGCTGAAACGGATTCTGCACGTAGAGGACGACCCCTCCATCCAGGCGGTGGCCAAGGTGGCGCTGGAAGCGATCGGCGGCTTTCAGGTATTGAGCTGTGCGTCCGGGCAGCAGGCCGTGGAGGAAGTCGAGGACTTTGCGCCGCAGTTCATCCTGCTCGATGTGATGATGCCCGGCATGGGCGGCCCGGAGACACTGGCCAAGCTCGGCCAGCGGGTGGACCTGAGCACGATTCCGGTAGCCTTCATGACCGCCAAGGTGCAGCCCGGTGAAATCGAGAATCTGCGCAAGCTAGGTGCACAGGATGTGATCATCAAGCCGTTCGACCCGATGCGCCTGGCCAGCCAGATTCAGGCAATCTGGAAAACCTGGCATCCATAA
- a CDS encoding DUF4124 domain-containing protein — MRTPLFIRSILLLGLLAPVLAQAAELYRYVDDRGVVVLDRHGVPPQHIGRGYQVLNEQGRVIREIPPAPSAEEFQRLQADKARAAADAKLLRLYASVEDVERAEARRLAELDSVIGLTQGNLQALRNQQDNLQKQAANHERAGRGVPENLLAQIANLEQEQASLQRDLKRYEKGRVEARSSFADDRQRVAELLGQTP; from the coding sequence ATGCGCACACCGCTGTTCATTCGCTCGATATTGTTGCTGGGCCTGCTGGCTCCGGTTCTGGCGCAGGCCGCCGAACTCTATCGTTATGTGGATGACCGCGGGGTGGTGGTACTCGATCGACACGGCGTTCCGCCGCAGCACATCGGCCGTGGCTATCAGGTGCTCAACGAGCAGGGCCGTGTCATCCGTGAAATCCCCCCGGCACCCAGCGCCGAAGAGTTTCAGCGGCTGCAGGCCGACAAGGCGCGGGCAGCTGCCGATGCGAAACTGCTGCGTCTGTATGCCAGTGTCGAGGACGTGGAGCGAGCCGAAGCGCGTCGGCTTGCCGAGTTGGATAGCGTGATCGGTCTGACTCAGGGCAATCTGCAGGCGTTACGCAACCAGCAGGACAATTTGCAGAAGCAGGCTGCCAACCATGAGCGAGCGGGCCGCGGTGTCCCGGAAAACCTGCTGGCGCAGATCGCCAACCTGGAGCAGGAGCAGGCCAGCCTGCAGCGTGATCTCAAGCGCTACGAGAAGGGGCGGGTCGAGGCTCGGAGCAGCTTCGCCGACGATCGCCAGCGTGTTGCGGAGCTGCTCGGGCAAACGCCATAA
- a CDS encoding DUF3360 family protein has translation MKDRDLCSYQELHKPKGQFATRSEYLEHELEIMAPKRWGINLPFRDYRFEYEDWVPAMAATIGKIVMVAAIVSTFAAPLGLSDDFVIENVRFEMLIAALLFVVLFSGFLNPTSNLAGTHGPLIPLIPLIVASGGHPMALGIMVGVLGFTLGVFKGGSLLARLTSDGVCGGLLLYLGFIGVTSQIKVLFEWANGFDMGYIAFVVVFATIVMYAYLEHIRLRWLAIPLGCVLAAVISFALGAPFEFETEPGIPNLNPAYWWGEDTGWQLGLPGLHHFVAVFPFAVLAVAMWSPDFLGHRIFQQLNYPHKAQKVLMNIDDTMCVAAARQVVGTALGGGNLASSWGTFLVPAAIAKRPIPAGAMLTGLLCVIAALWGYPMDLAIWPPVLSVALLVGVFLPLLEAGMQMTREGKTSQSAAIVVFSSALVNPVFGWSLTVLLDNMGLVGDKAHSQSLSRLHRWIIPLLVFVVLCGVMLGIGMFPGIPALFESFRLAQ, from the coding sequence ATGAAAGATAGGGACCTATGCAGTTACCAGGAGCTCCATAAGCCAAAGGGACAGTTTGCAACCCGCTCGGAGTATCTCGAGCATGAGCTGGAAATCATGGCGCCGAAACGCTGGGGGATTAACCTGCCGTTTCGTGATTACCGCTTCGAATACGAAGATTGGGTGCCGGCTATGGCTGCGACCATCGGCAAAATCGTCATGGTTGCGGCGATCGTCTCAACCTTTGCCGCACCACTGGGCCTTTCCGATGATTTTGTCATCGAAAACGTCCGTTTTGAGATGCTCATTGCTGCGCTTCTGTTTGTGGTGCTGTTTTCCGGCTTCCTCAATCCGACCTCCAATTTGGCCGGAACCCACGGCCCGCTGATTCCGCTGATTCCGCTGATTGTCGCATCGGGCGGCCATCCCATGGCATTGGGCATCATGGTCGGTGTGCTGGGCTTTACCTTGGGGGTCTTCAAGGGCGGCAGTCTACTGGCGCGCCTGACCAGTGACGGAGTGTGCGGCGGCCTGCTGCTATATCTGGGCTTCATTGGCGTGACTTCACAGATCAAGGTGCTGTTCGAGTGGGCCAATGGCTTTGATATGGGCTACATCGCCTTCGTTGTAGTGTTCGCAACCATCGTGATGTATGCCTATCTGGAGCACATACGCTTGCGCTGGCTGGCGATTCCCCTGGGCTGCGTGTTGGCGGCGGTGATCTCCTTCGCCTTGGGTGCACCCTTCGAGTTCGAGACCGAGCCGGGTATCCCCAATCTCAATCCCGCTTATTGGTGGGGCGAGGACACTGGCTGGCAGCTCGGCCTGCCGGGACTACATCACTTCGTAGCGGTCTTCCCCTTCGCGGTACTGGCTGTGGCGATGTGGTCGCCGGACTTCCTCGGCCACCGGATTTTCCAACAGCTCAACTACCCGCATAAAGCGCAGAAAGTGCTGATGAACATCGACGACACCATGTGTGTGGCGGCGGCGCGGCAGGTCGTCGGCACAGCGTTGGGCGGCGGCAACCTGGCGTCTTCCTGGGGTACCTTTCTGGTGCCGGCGGCCATCGCCAAGCGGCCAATCCCGGCGGGTGCAATGCTGACCGGTCTGCTCTGTGTGATCGCGGCGCTCTGGGGCTACCCGATGGATCTGGCCATCTGGCCGCCAGTGCTCAGCGTGGCGTTACTGGTGGGTGTGTTCCTGCCGTTGCTTGAAGCGGGCATGCAGATGACCCGCGAAGGCAAGACCTCGCAGTCGGCGGCCATCGTGGTGTTCTCCTCGGCGCTGGTAAACCCGGTGTTCGGCTGGTCGCTGACGGTGCTGCTGGACAATATGGGGCTGGTCGGTGACAAGGCGCACAGCCAGTCGCTGAGTCGCCTGCATCGCTGGATCATTCCCTTGCTGGTGTTCGTCGTGCTTTGCGGCGTGATGCTGGGCATCGGCATGTTCCCGGGTATCCCGGCATTGTTCGAGTCGTTTCGACTGGCGCAGTGA
- a CDS encoding diguanylate cyclase domain-containing protein — protein sequence MSNAEALQSQLQALTDKFAERLQQELPELDRLAEALQQARDNEQRRQLMLVLHEHLHRLAGSAGTFGFTTLGQQARLLEQRADRWLEASKPSGQALTAFVRAVRLWTAETQARAPNNLPEAPAESCDNLQAGCRIFLLESDPDAGHKLCQTLGNFGYDVLRFSQPEPLLAALAEQLPDALIVSQHANELAAIGPLQQSLETPLPLLVISQRSDFDSQLAAVRAGAQGYFTRPVDLTQLENSLEHCLNLQHNEPYRILIVDDDADLAARYSLVLRNSQMLVQTLSDPSQLFDTLHTFNPEVLLLDVNMPLCSGPELAQMIRLNDEWLRLTIIYLSAETDINRQMAALLKAGDDFITKPISDNALIAAVFSHAKRARSLSTALARDSLTGLLKHADIKEHVIVEAQRAQRSGKPTSVVMLDLDHFKQVNDQYGHAAGDNVIRSLANLLRQRLRRIDSLGRYGGEEFVAVLPECSAEQAKTIFDEIRQRFAALNFHAGPHTFSVSLSAGICETSAQVEPGTLLERADQALYVAKHNGRNQVRIAARD from the coding sequence ATGAGTAATGCCGAAGCGCTGCAAAGCCAGCTGCAAGCCTTGACCGACAAGTTCGCCGAACGCCTGCAGCAGGAGCTGCCGGAGCTCGATCGGCTTGCCGAAGCCTTGCAGCAGGCCCGCGACAACGAGCAGCGCCGGCAACTGATGCTGGTCCTTCACGAACACCTGCACCGCCTCGCCGGTAGTGCCGGCACCTTCGGCTTCACCACCCTCGGCCAGCAGGCGCGCCTGCTGGAGCAACGGGCGGACCGCTGGCTGGAAGCCTCGAAGCCCAGCGGCCAGGCGCTCACGGCATTTGTTCGGGCGGTGCGCCTGTGGACCGCAGAAACCCAGGCTCGGGCGCCGAACAACCTGCCCGAGGCTCCCGCGGAAAGCTGCGACAACCTCCAGGCCGGCTGTCGCATCTTCCTGCTTGAAAGCGACCCTGACGCAGGCCACAAGCTGTGCCAGACGCTGGGCAACTTCGGTTACGACGTACTGCGCTTCAGCCAGCCCGAGCCACTGTTGGCCGCCCTTGCCGAGCAACTGCCCGACGCCCTTATCGTCAGCCAGCATGCCAACGAGTTGGCGGCCATCGGCCCCCTGCAGCAGAGTCTGGAAACGCCGCTGCCGCTGCTGGTGATCAGCCAGCGTAGCGACTTCGACAGCCAGTTGGCCGCCGTTCGAGCCGGAGCGCAAGGCTATTTCACCCGGCCGGTGGATCTTACGCAGCTGGAAAACAGCCTGGAACACTGCCTCAACCTGCAGCATAACGAGCCTTATCGGATCCTCATCGTCGATGATGATGCCGACCTGGCCGCCCGCTACAGCCTGGTTCTGCGCAACTCGCAGATGCTGGTGCAGACCCTCAGCGACCCCAGCCAGCTGTTCGATACCCTGCACACCTTCAACCCGGAAGTGCTGCTGCTGGACGTCAATATGCCGCTGTGCTCAGGCCCTGAACTGGCGCAGATGATTCGCCTCAATGATGAATGGCTACGCCTGACCATCATCTATCTGTCCGCCGAAACCGATATCAACCGGCAGATGGCCGCGCTGCTCAAGGCCGGTGACGACTTCATCACCAAACCCATCAGCGACAACGCGCTGATTGCCGCCGTGTTCTCCCACGCCAAGCGCGCCCGCTCGCTGAGCACGGCGCTGGCGCGCGACAGCCTTACCGGCCTGCTCAAGCATGCCGACATCAAGGAACACGTGATTGTGGAGGCTCAGCGAGCTCAGCGCAGCGGCAAGCCGACCAGCGTGGTCATGCTCGACCTGGACCACTTCAAGCAGGTCAACGACCAGTACGGCCATGCCGCGGGCGACAATGTCATTCGGTCACTGGCCAACCTTCTGCGCCAGCGACTGAGGCGCATCGATAGCCTGGGCCGCTACGGCGGCGAGGAGTTCGTTGCCGTTCTGCCCGAGTGCAGCGCCGAGCAAGCCAAGACCATCTTCGACGAGATCCGCCAGCGCTTCGCGGCGCTGAATTTCCATGCCGGCCCGCACACCTTCAGCGTCTCACTCAGCGCTGGCATCTGCGAAACCAGCGCCCAGGTGGAGCCTGGAACCCTGCTCGAACGCGCCGACCAGGCGCTGTACGTCGCCAAGCACAACGGCCGCAACCAGGTTCGCATAGCAGCTCGGGACTGA
- a CDS encoding response regulator, which produces MRPLQRILHIDDVPSIQVVTRIALEKLGGFQILSCASGAEALAQVRQFDPDLILLDLELPQMDGLELLQQLAQLIDLQRIPVVLLTGRKEPVELADLRHLGVRQLLLKPFDPLLLATQLNAIWEAEHE; this is translated from the coding sequence ATGAGACCCCTGCAGCGCATCCTGCACATCGATGACGTGCCGTCGATACAGGTGGTGACGCGCATCGCCCTGGAGAAACTCGGCGGTTTTCAGATTCTGAGCTGCGCCAGTGGCGCCGAAGCGCTGGCGCAGGTCCGCCAGTTCGATCCAGACCTGATTCTTCTGGATCTCGAATTGCCGCAAATGGACGGCCTTGAATTGTTGCAGCAACTCGCACAACTGATCGATCTGCAACGCATACCGGTGGTACTTCTGACCGGCCGTAAGGAACCGGTCGAGCTGGCCGATTTGCGCCATCTGGGGGTTCGCCAGCTGTTGCTCAAACCCTTCGACCCCCTGCTACTGGCGACACAGCTCAATGCAATATGGGAAGCCGAACATGAGTAA
- a CDS encoding PAS domain S-box protein: MESPKANPKSSRELSRLAALLRYDILDSPNEDAFDDFTHLAAQICGTPIALISLVDAQRQWFKSRFGLDVSQTPREISFCTHTIEGQGLFEINDAQQDPRFQHNPLVTGAPNIRFYAGTPLTTPDAYNIGTLCVIDSRPRQLDAIQRDALERLGRQLMRLFEERLHAQRYAEQAAMQQALLNSAASAMLVTTTDGLISAVNPTAERLFGYSEAMLLDHPLTSALFPQEALARRAAILSDALGETVTPGFAVLTAPLFKGRREVREWHLRHRNGTSIPVLVSISAIHDEYELLRGYIVSAHDLAHQEHLQLRLQQIAAQVPGMLFQLCWHANGQTSFPYVSEGIEAIYGLSTADLESSIGPIYARVYPDDRAQVLASIRQAASTLTPWHFEHRIEHPRKGLIWVEARATPLRQADGSVLWHGLVTDITERKAEQLELDKQQEMNRRLLEALSEAVVACDAKGNLTLFNNTARLWHNLDAQQLAPGDWAEYYHLYHADGTTPLRPEEVPLMRALRGERIRNVEMTIVVNGHTRYVLANADPMLASDGQQNGAVVVLHDITERKNIEKMQREFVSTVSHELRTPLTSITASLGLICGQVMGEVPGHLQELLDIAHQNSKHLSALIDDLLDIDKLNAGKMRFKLELQPLQPLLEQARRNNQGYANSYTVTIKLGVCPPILVRVDGMRLVQVLSNLLSNAAKFSPPGESVDLFAERVTENRVRISVRDRGPGIADSFRDRIFSRFAQADSSDTRPQGGTGLGLAISKELTEHMGGQIGFDSTPGAGACFWIELPCQSGSLPR, from the coding sequence ATGGAGTCTCCGAAAGCCAACCCGAAGTCGTCACGCGAGCTGTCACGGCTCGCAGCGCTGCTGCGCTACGACATTCTCGACAGCCCCAACGAAGACGCTTTCGACGATTTCACCCACTTGGCAGCGCAGATTTGCGGTACGCCCATCGCCCTGATTTCGCTGGTAGATGCTCAACGCCAGTGGTTCAAGAGCCGTTTCGGCCTGGACGTCAGCCAGACCCCACGGGAGATTTCCTTCTGTACCCATACCATCGAAGGCCAGGGCCTCTTCGAGATCAATGATGCGCAACAGGATCCACGCTTCCAGCACAACCCGCTGGTGACCGGCGCGCCGAATATTCGCTTTTACGCAGGCACGCCCCTGACCACCCCGGACGCCTACAACATCGGCACTTTGTGCGTGATCGACAGCCGGCCACGCCAGCTCGACGCCATTCAGCGCGATGCATTGGAACGCCTCGGCCGGCAGCTGATGCGCCTGTTCGAGGAGCGCCTGCACGCACAACGCTATGCCGAGCAGGCAGCCATGCAGCAAGCGCTGCTCAACAGTGCCGCCAGCGCCATGCTGGTAACCACCACCGATGGCTTGATCTCAGCCGTCAACCCCACCGCTGAGCGCCTGTTCGGCTACAGCGAAGCAATGCTGCTGGATCATCCGCTGACCTCGGCGCTGTTTCCCCAGGAGGCACTGGCCCGCCGCGCGGCGATTCTCAGCGATGCACTGGGCGAAACCGTCACGCCGGGATTTGCCGTACTTACCGCACCGCTGTTCAAGGGCCGGCGGGAAGTCCGCGAATGGCACCTTCGCCATCGCAACGGCACCTCGATACCTGTGCTGGTGAGCATCTCGGCGATTCACGACGAATATGAATTGCTGCGCGGCTATATCGTCAGTGCCCACGACCTGGCTCATCAGGAACACCTGCAACTGCGCCTGCAGCAGATCGCCGCGCAGGTACCGGGAATGCTGTTCCAGCTTTGCTGGCACGCCAACGGCCAGACCTCGTTTCCATACGTCAGTGAAGGCATAGAAGCCATCTACGGGCTGAGCACGGCGGATCTGGAGTCGAGCATCGGCCCGATCTATGCCAGGGTTTATCCGGATGATCGTGCACAGGTGCTGGCAAGCATCCGCCAGGCCGCCAGCACCCTCACGCCCTGGCATTTCGAGCACCGCATCGAACACCCGCGCAAAGGGCTGATCTGGGTCGAAGCGCGCGCCACGCCCTTGCGCCAGGCCGATGGCTCGGTGCTCTGGCATGGCCTGGTGACCGACATCACTGAGCGCAAGGCCGAACAGCTGGAGCTGGACAAGCAGCAGGAAATGAATCGCCGCCTGCTTGAGGCCCTGTCCGAAGCGGTGGTTGCCTGCGATGCCAAAGGCAACCTGACGCTGTTCAACAACACCGCGCGGCTCTGGCACAACCTCGATGCGCAACAGCTGGCGCCCGGGGACTGGGCCGAGTATTACCATCTTTATCACGCCGACGGCACGACGCCACTGCGCCCGGAAGAAGTGCCGCTGATGCGGGCTCTGCGCGGTGAACGTATCCGCAACGTGGAAATGACCATCGTCGTCAACGGCCACACCCGCTACGTACTGGCCAACGCCGACCCGATGCTTGCCTCCGATGGCCAGCAGAACGGTGCGGTAGTGGTCCTGCACGACATCACCGAGCGCAAGAACATCGAGAAGATGCAGCGCGAGTTCGTCTCCACCGTCAGTCACGAGCTGCGCACGCCCCTGACCTCCATCACCGCCTCGCTGGGCCTGATCTGCGGTCAGGTAATGGGCGAGGTGCCCGGGCATCTGCAGGAACTGCTGGACATCGCCCACCAGAACAGCAAGCACCTTAGCGCGCTGATCGACGACCTGCTGGATATCGACAAGCTGAACGCCGGCAAGATGCGCTTCAAGCTCGAACTGCAGCCCCTGCAGCCCCTGCTCGAGCAGGCCAGGCGCAATAATCAGGGCTATGCCAACAGCTACACCGTGACCATCAAGCTCGGCGTTTGCCCGCCAATCCTAGTCAGGGTCGATGGCATGCGCCTGGTTCAGGTATTGAGCAACCTGTTGTCCAATGCAGCCAAGTTTTCTCCGCCTGGAGAAAGTGTCGATTTGTTTGCCGAGCGCGTCACCGAGAATCGAGTGCGTATCAGTGTCCGTGACCGCGGGCCGGGTATCGCCGACAGCTTCCGCGACCGAATCTTCAGCCGATTTGCCCAGGCGGACTCCTCCGATACGCGCCCACAGGGCGGTACCGGCCTGGGCCTGGCCATCAGCAAGGAACTCACAGAGCACATGGGTGGACAGATAGGCTTCGACTCAACCCCCGGCGCCGGTGCCTGCTTCTGGATAGAGCTGCCCTGTCAGTCCGGGAGCCTGCCCCGATGA